ATTTGATTGTAGAGGCGGGTTTAGAAGAAAATTTTTCATTCTAACATATAAGTTCGCGACCAAACCCGCCCTTACTACGATTAATCATATTGTTAATACCAAAGTAATTTACTTGCGAATAATTTAGAGAATATTTGTCAAATCTAATACAAATCCTGGTAGTACATCTTCTCCTGATAAAGATTGAGGAGAGGAGAGAATTTCTACTGGTTGATTGGGGCGATAAATTTCGACGCGCTGATTTTGTCTATCTAACAACCAAGCTAATTTTGCGCCATTTTCTATATATTCTTGCATTTTCGCTTGCAGCTTTTCTAAGGAATCAGTTTTCGAGCGCAATTCGACTACGAAATCCGGACATAATGGGGCAAATTTTTCTTTTTCTTCAGATGTTAAAGCATCCCATCTTTCTTTTCTTACCCAAGCAGCATCAGGAGAGCGATCTGCACCATTTGGCAATTTAAACCCAGTTGAAGAATCAAACGCTAATCCTAAATTATTTTGACAACTCCAGCCTTGCAATTGATAAGATAGATCGATATTTCGATGACCAGTTTCGCTACCAGTTGGGGGCATGATAATTAAATCTCCCGATGCACTCCGTTCAAATCTCAAATCACGGTTATTCTGACACAGCTGAAAAAATTGCTCGTCTGTGAGGTCGATCGTCAATTCTAATGGGGTGGAGAGCGTAGCAATTTCCATTATTTATCCTAATTTGCATTGGCTACAGTTTGATTATAGCAATCCTAAATAAATTACGAACAACTAGACCCCTCCCAACCCTCCCTTTACCAAGGGGAGGGCTAGGGTAGGGTTCATTACTCAAATAGGATGGTTATATATCAAAAACACTTGCGTAATTAGACTATTTTTGAAATTGAATCCCATTGCACAAATTGCGATCGCTCTCTTCCAACTCCACATTTGTTCGCAAATAATCCCGCACCCAATTACAAGCATAATTGAGGTTATTGAGAGTACGAATTTTCTTTAAATTCCAAATAATAACATTGCCTTCTTCTGCCCCAGAAACCAGGAAGTTTCCGTCACCAGTAAAAGCAACGCTAAAAATCATCGATTGATGTCCGGGTAAAGTTGCCAGTAACTCTCCACTAGGACTCCATAATTTTACATTGCTATCAACTCCCGCAGTAGCAATTATTTGACCGTCAGGACTGATGGCGAGTCGGTTTAACCCTTTGCCTTGATTGGGTATAGTTCTTAATAATTTTCCATCTAACTGCCAAAATTTAAGGGTATCATCTCGACTAGAAGTAACGATCGTATTTGTTTGAGGAATAAAACCAACTCCCCAAACTAAGCTATCGTGATTCAGAGTTGCCATTAAATTACCATCGAGTTTCCAAAGTTTAGCCGTGCGATCGGCACTGGCAGAAGCTAGTAATTTACCATCAGGACTAAAAACTAATTTCCAAATAATTTCATTATGAGCTTTAAAGCTGCGTATTAATTTCCCATCTATATTCCACAGTTTGATGTTTTTATTATCTCCAGAAGCAATAATTTTACCATCAGGACTAATGGCAATAGCATTAATGGGAGATTGATGCCCAATTAAAGTTTTCAGAAGTTTTATTTCTGATGTTTGAGGATTACTGATATCCCAAAGTTGCACGGTTTGATTAATGCTACCCGTTACTAACATCTGACTGTCTTGGCTGAAAACCGCAGTCCGAAAAACTGTAGAGTTTTTGTCTTTGAAGGTTTGCAACAACGTCCCATCAGACAGCCATAATTTGATTGTTTGATCTACACTCGTTGATGCGATCAGTTTACCATCTACGCTGGTAGCTACATCCCAAATCGTATTCTGATGTCCGGTCAGTATTTTTAATAGTTCGTGATCGAGCTTCCAAAGTTTTATGGCACCTTCATTATTAGCCGAAATTGCGATTTCATTATTTGAACCAATTGCTATATATCCAATAAAACTACGAAAATTATAAAATTTTTTAATCAAAATTCCGTCAAAATTCCAAGTCTTAAAGATGTTTTCTTCGTCAATTGTGGTAATAAGTCGATCGTGACAATCAACACCAACAAATGACCGATCGTTGGGAATTGTTTTAACTAAAGTGCCGTCTAGTTTCCACAGTTTTGCGGTGAGATCCTGACTCACGGATACCAATAAATTTG
Above is a window of Leptolyngbyaceae cyanobacterium DNA encoding:
- a CDS encoding Uma2 family endonuclease, whose translation is MEIATLSTPLELTIDLTDEQFFQLCQNNRDLRFERSASGDLIIMPPTGSETGHRNIDLSYQLQGWSCQNNLGLAFDSSTGFKLPNGADRSPDAAWVRKERWDALTSEEKEKFAPLCPDFVVELRSKTDSLEKLQAKMQEYIENGAKLAWLLDRQNQRVEIYRPNQPVEILSSPQSLSGEDVLPGFVLDLTNIL